The genomic stretch CTTTATACCTTTGATTTCCTGATAATTCTCGTGTCCTTTCCCGGCAACTAAAATGACATCTTTAGCTTGGGCTAGCATACAAGCTGTACGGATTGCTTCTTTACGGTCGGCTATGCTTATCACTTTACGCATATCCTCTTTAGTCAGTCCTGCCAGCATATCATTGATGATTTCCTGCGGCTCTTCAAAACGGGGATTGTCAGAGGTGATAATGACCTTATCGCTTTGCTTTACCGCTTCTTGTGCCATCAAGGGGCGTTTGCCTTTATCGCGGTTGCCGCCGGCGCCTACTACCGTAATTACATTACCTTTGCCATTCAGAACCTCGTGAATGGCATTCAGCACATTTTCCAAGGCATCCGGAGTATGGGCATAGTCCACAATGGCGGTGTATCCCTTGGGTGAGCGCAGTGAGTCAAAACGCCCGGCAACGGGGCGAAGAGTACTCAATGCCAGCAGTACCTCTTCTGTTTTTTTCCCAAGCAGGCAGGCTGTTCCATAGACTGCCAGCAGATTGGAAGCATTGAAGCGTCCGATGAACTGTACATTGACTTCCACATTATTTATATCAAGCAGCATTCCTTCGAATCCATCTTCCAGCACTTTTCCTTTAAAATCACTCAAACTGCGCAGCGAATAGGTGTGTACCTTTGCTTTGGTATTTTGAGTCATGACCAATCCGTTTTTGTCATCCAGATTGGTTAAGGCAAAGGCTGTTTTAGGCAGACTGTCAAAGAATGCTTTTTTGGCTTTCAGATAGTTCTCTACAGTTTTATGGTAGTCCAGATGGTCACGGGTAAGGTTGGTAAATATACCGCCTGCAAATTTTAAACCACCAATCCGTTTTTGTGCGACTGAATGTGAGCTTACTTCCATAAAGGCATATTTGCATCCTTCATCTGCCATGCGTCCCAGCAGTTTGTTTAGTGTAATAGGGTCAGGGGTGGTATGGTCAGTTGGAATGGCTTCCTCATCTATATAATTGCATACAGTGGAAATGAGTCCTGTTTTATATCCGAATTTACGGAACATATTATATAATAAGGTAGCAATAGTAGTTTTTCCGTTGGTGCCTGTAACACCGACCAGTTCCAATTTCGAGGTGGGGTCACCGTAAAACGTAGTTGCTAGTTTCCCGACAACGTCTTCCGTGTCGTTCACTTTTATGTAGGTAACATTTTCAATTAATGTCTCAGGAAGGTTTTCACATACCACTGTACGGGCTCCTTTTTCTATTGCTTTTTGAATATAAGTATGTCCGTCAGTCTGCGTCCCTTTTACAGCAATGAAAATATGACCAGGCTCTATCAGGCGCGAGTCCATGTTTATTCCCGAAATCTCTTGGGCCATATCACCTATGATTTCATTGACTGTTATTCCTTTAATAATCTTTTCCAGTTTCATATTCTTCCTGTTACACTGTTAATTTAATCGTAATTGTATGGTCTGTCCTTTGCGCAAAGTGTTGCCGGCCGGGATACTTTGTGACTTCACTTTACCGATGCCGGTAATGCGGGCTTTCAATCCCATGCTTTCAAGTAGATAGACAGCATCCTTTGCGCCCATACCAATAACACTTGGTACAAGTTTATTGTTAATGTCTTTTTTGTTGAATAATACATTGTCCGGATTACTAGTCACATTTCCCCATACCGGTTTGCCTTCGGTTGATTGTTCCGAAACTCCGGATGAATTTACATTTATCCGGTTCAGTACATAATGCGCCGCACTTATATCCCCGTTTTTCACATCCGGAATAAGGATAGAAGTTGAGTCTTTTGCTTCTTTCAAATCTTGTGCCAGATGTTTGGCAAATACGCGTTCGGCAATTTTACTGAACACGCTGCCGGCCATCAAACCACCCGAGGCGGGGAGTCCAGGTTTCTGGATGGCTACAATGCAACTGTATTTAGG from Phocaeicola dorei encodes the following:
- a CDS encoding UDP-N-acetylmuramoyl-L-alanyl-D-glutamate--2,6-diaminopimelate ligase is translated as MAQEISGINMDSRLIEPGHIFIAVKGTQTDGHTYIQKAIEKGARTVVCENLPETLIENVTYIKVNDTEDVVGKLATTFYGDPTSKLELVGVTGTNGKTTIATLLYNMFRKFGYKTGLISTVCNYIDEEAIPTDHTTPDPITLNKLLGRMADEGCKYAFMEVSSHSVAQKRIGGLKFAGGIFTNLTRDHLDYHKTVENYLKAKKAFFDSLPKTAFALTNLDDKNGLVMTQNTKAKVHTYSLRSLSDFKGKVLEDGFEGMLLDINNVEVNVQFIGRFNASNLLAVYGTACLLGKKTEEVLLALSTLRPVAGRFDSLRSPKGYTAIVDYAHTPDALENVLNAIHEVLNGKGNVITVVGAGGNRDKGKRPLMAQEAVKQSDKVIITSDNPRFEEPQEIINDMLAGLTKEDMRKVISIADRKEAIRTACMLAQAKDVILVAGKGHENYQEIKGIKHHFDDKEVLRDIFANE